A single Longimicrobium sp. DNA region contains:
- the ndk gene encoding nucleoside-diphosphate kinase translates to MARTFAIIKPDAVQNGHAGNIIAHVQKAGFRILGMKLTQISLPQARKFYEVHAERGFYGELVEFMSSGPSVVLALEADNAVALWRETIGTTDPAEAAEGTIRKLYAENKGRNAVHGSDSDENAALEIAFFFSGTELVG, encoded by the coding sequence CAAGCCCGACGCCGTGCAGAACGGCCATGCCGGCAACATCATCGCCCACGTCCAGAAGGCGGGCTTCCGCATTTTGGGGATGAAGCTCACGCAGATCAGCCTTCCGCAGGCCCGGAAGTTCTACGAGGTGCACGCGGAGCGCGGGTTCTACGGCGAGCTGGTGGAGTTCATGTCCAGCGGCCCGTCGGTGGTCCTCGCGCTGGAGGCCGACAACGCGGTGGCCCTGTGGCGCGAGACCATCGGCACCACCGACCCGGCTGAGGCCGCCGAGGGCACCATCCGCAAGCTGTACGCGGAGAACAAGGGCCGCAACGCGGTGCACGGCTCCGACAGCGACGAGAACGCCGCCCTCGAGATCGCCTTCTTCTTCAGCGGCACCGAGCTGGTGGGCTGA